The window GGCCGATTGAGCATCGCGAGCGCGAAGCAGGTCATCGCCGCGATCGACGAGCCCGAGCTGGAACTGCTCGAGGTCCTCGGGATCGCGCAGCAATCTCTGCCCGCGGCTCCCTCGCGGCCGACACCCGAGTCCCTCGGCCGAGTCGAGGCCCTCGCGACCGAGCGCGGCTGGACGTCGTTCTGCACGCCGACGCCGAACCCCGGCCTCGCGCTCGCGGCGGCCGCCCTCGACGGCATGCACGCATCGGGCCTCGAGAACGTGCAGCCGCTGCTCGGAAGCTTCGCCGAGGCGGCGGAGACCGCCGCGAGAGCCGACGTCGACTTCGTCCTCTCCACCACGAACCGCGACGACCAGATCCGAACGGTCGCCGTCGGGATTCCGCTCGGTGACGCCCTGTTCGCGGGGCTCCGACGAATGGCCCAGGAGTCCGAGTCCGCGCGCAGGCTCGAAACCGCCCCGACGACCCAGGAGTCCGAGCTCGCGCGCGGGCTCGGAGCCGGCCCGACGACCCCAGGGAGCACGCCGTGACCACGACCGAATCACCCAGGACACTCGTGACGTCGACGTTGGATCCACGCTCGACGGGAGC is drawn from Pseudoclavibacter chungangensis and contains these coding sequences:
- a CDS encoding MerR family transcriptional regulator, which gives rise to MRISELADVTDVPVASIKYYVREGLLWPGERVGHNQTAYTDAHADRLRLVRALLEVGRLSIASAKQVIAAIDEPELELLEVLGIAQQSLPAAPSRPTPESLGRVEALATERGWTSFCTPTPNPGLALAAAALDGMHASGLENVQPLLGSFAEAAETAARADVDFVLSTTNRDDQIRTVAVGIPLGDALFAGLRRMAQESESARRLETAPTTQESELARGLGAGPTTPGSTP